The Planctomycetaceae bacterium genome segment CACCACCGGTTCCATCATTGGAAGATAGGGTATATTGAAACTGGGAACAACTATATGTGACTTTCGTGCAGCACACATAATTCCCTTTACCGTTTGTATCATCATTTTCTCACCACCTTTTCATTTTCTGTTACACAATGTCATACTAATATATAAGATGTTATCTTAATTGCTGAATACCTGTCTCATTTTATCACAATAATAACACACATTGTCCCACTTCGCATCCGGTGCAATACGGTGATCTGGACAAGGAATATATCCACCTAATTCCACTAATGGCCTAAGACGTTCGACTTCGGCATCAATGGCTGAAAAATCCTGCGAAAAAACTGTCTTATTCATCCCACCAACACCCCTGATTTTTTTACCATATTTTTGACGCCATGGTTTAATCGAGGCATTCCAGGTACCAACCTCAATTGGAAACATAGTATTCACGCCATTCGCAAGCCAGGCAGGAATAAGCGCATCGATACACCCGTCACAGTCGAGCGAAACAATATCAATACCATGTTCTCCAAGCAAATCGGTAATACGCTTGTAGTGGGGACCGACTTTCTGTTCGAAAATCTGGGGAGAAATCAGAGGTCCGTTTTTGAAACAAATGTCTTCCCAGAAATGCGCAAAATCAAATTTGGCACCCGTTATAAGAACACTATCGACAATTTTATATGAGAGTTCGCCTACCGTGTTGATAATTTCATCAAAAAGTTTTTCGTCATCTGCATAAAGATAGCTCAAGCCTTCTAGCCCAAGCCAATTCCTTATCTGACCCAAGAGGCTGCCGCAAAATAGCCCTACTGGATTTTCTCTATTTTTTTCTTCTTTAAGAAACTTTAACCCTTCCGGTACAAATTTAAAAACTGCTTGGCCCGCCGTGACAAAACCTTCGTTAACACGTGAAATAGAAAACTGTAACTTTGGCAAGTAGTGGTCTTCCCAAGATGCACGATCCTTGAGTAAATGGTCGAATTCCTGCGGTATAGAAATTTTACCAGGTTTTACCAAAATTATCACACCATCTTCATTAAGAACCTTTTTGGAACCATCAGAGTATTCCTCAATTACCTTCTCTTCAAAAACAGGCCTAAGCTTATTAGCCGGCAGAAAGCACGTAAGCCAATTAAAGTCAAAACCAAGCTTTTTACTGATTTCCTTGTCGTATGGCGTAGCATCTGCCCAATTCAATGCCTGCTCCTGTGTGATATGACCTTCGCAAGCCCACTTATGCAATGTCTCTTGCCAGTAACCAAAATGTACAATAGGAAGACCATCATATTTCTGATGTCGTAAGATTGCCAAAGTTCGCTGACGGTTATTCATTAATATTATACCTCCAAATTATTTCATCTCATTTATCATTGTTCGACACAATTCAGTGCGGCTCATTGAATAATATTATTTATTTGTTCAAAATTTTCGCAATAATGTTCACACAGTCCCTTAGTGCCACTTTCAACTATATTACCTCCGGCGATTCCAATTGGCGCAAATCCGGCAAGTTTCAGCGAGCAGATACCTGCCCCGCTGTCTTCTATACCGACTACATGAAATCTTTTTTCAACGGCTATTCCCATGCCTACTCTGCTGCATTCAGAATAGAGCCACGGGTGTGGTTTAGGAGAAAGCTCGCCTAGTGTGCCAACATCACCCTTTCTCAAAGGAAAACCAGCGGTAATAATGGCATCATAAAAAGTTTGAGGGTCGTCTATATTCAGACGCCTAAAGACCGAAATAATCGCAGGCCATGCTTTTTCATACAATCCAGAAGTGACCAGCCCAATTTTTATTCCTTTGCCCTTAATGCCGAGCAAAAAGTCTTTAAGTCCAGCAGTCGGTGAAAATGCATCTATACGACCACGACCATGCACAATCTCATTAAGTTCTCTTCGGGAATGCTCAAAGTAATAATCACGTATAAGTTCAAGCGTTTTATCAGGACAATATTTCCTAATACAGTATTCCAAATGCTCTGAAACACTATGCCCTGAAACATAAGGAATATCCGACTCTTCCAGTCCAAACTTCGCATTACCAATCACACTTGCTACAGATCGCTCTATTATCCATATCCAGAAATCTTCGCTCCGTACAGTTGTTCCATCCAAATCCATCAAAACCGCGTCAACCGGCTTTTGGATTCGAACTGGCTGTACCGCATAATACGCCGGATAACCAAGTGAGGATTTAACATACGCAAGAACCCCACATTCTAAAAAAATAAATTCAACCTTTCTGTCCCGCGTTGCCAATATACACCTGACACCATTTCTACCAACGCGAAAATTATCATCGCTACACTTTTCGAGCGAAATGAATTCTGATTCCTTGGCGTTTGGACCAAGAATAGACAACTCTATTTTTGCCTTTTTGGCATGTTCCGTTAATACCATTTTTTTCCTTCTACGCTCGTTACTCTTGATAATCTATTGAAATTTTATATTCGTCACCTTGCACCGTATCAAATGCACAACGATGATTAGGATGTTTAATTTCCCCAACCCAAATAACTTTATCCTTAGACATTACTGTCGCAGTACCGGCACACTTAGCAGGAATCCGTATATCAACAGAACTACCGCATATCGATTTGATTTCAATTAGTCGAACGCGACCCTCCGCCCATATCGCAGATACCTCGAAACCACCGCGAGCTTTTAGCCGCCTGAACTGTCCGTTCGGCCAACGACCTGGCAACGCCGGCAAAATACGAACCACACCATTGTGTGATTGCAAAAGCATTTCAGCAATAAGAGCCGTTACTCCCATGTTTCCTTCCACCTGGAATAACCATGGGGTATCGCCTGATGTGTCCGCCCAAACAGTCCCCCAGCCCAGTCGTCTAAAATCAAAACAACTGCTCAAAAGATTATCCATGAAAAAGGCTTGTGCCATAACGTCCAAACACTTTGCGGCCTCTTCAGCTTCTCCTAATCTTGCATGCAATAATCCCATCCACACCCATGTAAAATCCATCCAGTCATCGAATCCCCAGTATTTACGATGTTCCATCGCTTTGCGATAAGCATTGAGCAATTTCGGATCCGACTCCGCGCTGACAATGCTTGCGGGATATAACCCTACCAGATGAGAGAGGTGCCTTTGAAAGTGGTCATATACGGCATCTTCCATTTCAGACAGCTTGCCGTCTTTGTCAATGCCGGGTTCGGGCCACTTTTCGAGTAATTTTTTACAGGACAAAACAATTTTCCAATCGACATCGACATTGCTGCCGGCATTTATATAATTTCCGAAAAGTTCTTTGATAAAAGCTAAATCTATCTCAGCATTTTGGCCAAAGAACGCATTTCTGTCATCAGCTTTGTTTTCCGGCGAATACCCAGGTGTGATTATTATATTTCCGCCATCGTCTATCTGAATATAGTCCAGATAAAATTTGATGGCTTCTGTCATAAATGGAATGGCTTTATACTGAAGAAAATTTTTGTCCTGCGTATATTCCCAATGCCACCACAAATGCTGCGACATCCAGGCCGCCGTACATGGAGATAAATTCCAAAATCCCATATTAAATCGCCCGGTCAGGTCTGAACAGTTTGGCAACATTAATCCATTCATGCCAAAAATCTGCTTTGCATTATTTTTAAAAGCGGGAATTTGCTGATTAAGCAACTCGGCCAACGGCAAATGACATTCTGAAAGATTGGCTACCTCTACGGGCCAGTACGCCATCTGAATATTAATGTTATAATGAAAATCACAACTCCAGGCCGGTGAAAGGTCATTATTCCAGATACCCTGCAAATTAAGAGGCAGAGTTCCAGGACGCGAGCCACTAATCATAAGGTATCGCCCCATTTCAAACATTCTTTCTAAAAGAGCAGGCGAAGCTTCTGATTTTTCTCTGCAATCCTGCAATAATTCGGTGTTGGTTTTTTCTGAAAATGTCTGACCGCCCAAATTGACAGAACATCGAGTAGAAAAAGATTTGTAATCTTCTACATGTGAATCGTATAGTTCTTTAAAAGTGATTTTCTTAATATGCCTCAACCGAGACAAACATTCGTCAACAGGATTACTGCATTCTGTATCAACATATACATTTGCTAAAAAAATTATGCTTTTGGCATTTTTTATTTCAGCTCGATGACCGACACTATGCAGGACGGTAGCAGGAATGGGCATAAGCCGCTGCTCTCCGCTATCTATCATTACGGCCACTGCCGCCGCAAAAGAAACTCCTTCATCAGAACGCCCCGATAAAACCAATATGCCATCTTTTGTAATATCAGTCTTTACCTCCCATAAATAATCGCACTTTTCTTCTGTTTGATCGTTTTTTTTTACATTCACTGCGCTGGCAGCCTGGGTCTTTGCCGTCTCAAGCGACCTGTCGCTTATTGGACGTACCAGGTCGATGCGAACAACAGGCAACTCGGACGAACCATTTGATGTTATCTTTGTAACTGATACGTCATTGACCGCTGACACAAAAGACAGCCACTCAAAAGCATTATTGTTGGCGTTATACGCAACCCTACACACAGCTTCATTAAGATCAAGCTGGCTTTTATATCCCTGAGCACCACAATTATGCCTTACAGAAACACGAATTTGAGCAGCCGGCTGATACGAATTAACACCCAAAAATGAACTTCCACTGGAATTCTTCGGAGTAAGTTCCTGGCTCAAGGCCTCAGCACCCGCCCATCTCTTTTCTCTGCATAACCGCCTTATTTCCTTAAAAATTTCAGATTTATCTTCCAGTTCGTATTGGATATTATTACGCCACAACCTATCGGCATTAAGCGTAATATATGTTTCAAAAGGCCCTCCCCACATCATAGTACCAAGTCGCCCATTGCCAAGCGGAATACCATTGCTCCAGTTAGCGGCTGGGCTACAGAGAGACAACACCGGTTTATGTTCATCGGCCGATGATTCCAGAGAAACATTTATCGTATCGATAGTTTTATTTTTCTTGCTCATAAGGCTCAATTTTCCTGAATTTAATTTAGTATATTCCGGCTTTTACAAACTGCTGTATAGAATCGGCAAGTATTTTTCTCATATTATCCATTTCCGATTCGTTCAAAACGGAAGGAATAGCGGGAATTTTTGCCATAACTTGCTGAAGAGTTTTTTCACCTTTATCAGCTATTGCTTTATGGTCGGCATCTTGCGATAGCCTCGCCTTTTCTATCAGGCTACGAAGAGTTACGATATAACGAGCATCATAGATACCCTCCTGAACAGCTTCCCATGAGATGGTAGTAAGTAACCTCCCCTGTTCATCAACAAATGCATATTGGCACCCCTCCTTATTCAACAACTGGTCGTAAGGTTTGTATAATGGCGCACCATAATATGTCCATTCCGTAAAGCCTGTTAAACCCATCTTTTCTATTCCAATGCCCGCAAAATGACGTGGAAAATTATATGTGTTATACTGACAGAGAAATCTTATTCCCCAGGCCTGTGAACCATTGGTCTTGACATAATTCATAAACTCATTATCAAAACGCCAGAGGTCTCCGACACACACATCAATACAGGACAACGCTTTGTACACACCCAATTTATAAATCGTGCACAACGTTTGCTCATGGGGAAATACCTCTTTAAAAAGACGATATTCCAGCAATGACCATTCTAATGGTATCATATGACCGGGTAAATCAACAGCACCAGGTTCATCATCAAAATACCACAAAATCTCGGGCCAATTTGCCTCTTTAGCATGTTTTACCATCTGCCGGAAAACATCCTGAAGAACAGGTTTCAAATCGTCCGGAAAATCTTTTGCCTTAAAATCAACCGCCGCCTGCCCGTAATAATCATAGGCTTTAAACTTTTGACCATCAACGCGGTTAAACATCTGCAAGATGCGGCTGCTTAAAAAACGAGGGTAGTATGCCACCGGACGATTGAAACCCTGTTTTTTCAACTCAGCCATCGCCAAATCAGTCTGCGGAAATGATATTTTCACAGTATTACCGTCGCGCTCAAGCACAGGTTCTACATGGCCGGGAGGACAGATAAGCATAGAATTAACCCCATGTGCTTTCATATCTGCAAAATCCCGCGGAGTATTTTCATTAAACCCAGAATAATAATATACCCCCCACCACATACCCTCTTTCAACTCAAAATCAAGAACATTGATACTTATTTTCAATTCAGCCGGTTCACCTTTTTCCGGTCGGATAAAAAGACTCCCTTTATACTCACCGCTTTTTACAGAGCGAGGAGTATCAACTGCCAGCCAAATCTGCCTGCTCTGTCCCTTAATCGCTTCTACCAGTGTACCCGACGCATCTATAAGTTTTGGAGCTTCCTGATACCATGGATTCCAATAATTTCGCCAAAGACCAAGTCGAACTGGACGCACAAGTACTGTTTCCTTAGGCAATGTTTCTCCGCCGTCTCGTGTCAGTACACCAACAGAAACATCAACATTGCCGAGGTCACGCAACGCATATATCGCAAATTGCATATGCCGTTTTTCTCCGAGACTGACATCTGTGGAAAGTTTGCAGGTTCGCTCTTCCGCAATGGGACTGCTGAAACGAAAAACCTGATCGGATGCACTACGATGGTAAAGAATATAACCACGTTTGTTATCAATATCGTTTACGCTGTTCGGAAATGGTTCAGGCTTGGGTGTAAGATCATTAAGCTCTGTACCGTTAACCACTATTGTATGTTTGCCGTCAGTATATACTCTTTCTGTTACTCCATCAGTTAATATTTTTTCCGTAACCTCTCCGGCCTTTAATTCGCCAGCGGAAATAATACACATCACCACAATAAAAATAAATGTTCTTACCATGTTTCACTCCTTAAGTTAATGGTTAAAACCTTTTTGCAAAAATATAACTTTATGCAAAACAACGAGTTCCACGCCTTGTTTTGTTTAATCATCTCCACATCGGTATTGGTCCATAAAGATTACCACGCCAGATATGAATAGGTGTCTTGAACTGATAATAATTACCCCATAACGACCCATAAATGAGTGTCTCGCACACCACTTGGCAAGAAGAACGGGAACAACATGTCCATATAGAGGCATATCGTATTTACAGAACCAATGAATTATAATACCATTTAAGACCCATTACCACATGCTTGTGAAAAGCAAGCGATAACAGGTGGCATTAGCAACACTTTCTGCTAACAACATCGCAGCCAAAAACCAAAAACTACTTTCTTCCATCAAAAAATAAGAATTTTAAAAATCACAGAAAGCGATGTGCATCCCGCTCAACGCATTTCCATTCACCCGTGCGCCTTGCATAAATCACAAACACCCTCTCAACGCCATCATCTGACGTTAATCACACCTGTTTCTTATACATGTATCATTGTAGCAGCGCAAAAACAGAAGTCAAGAAAAATCCTGAGTTTTCTACAAATCAAATCTTGCAAACTTAGCCACGTGCTTTCACAGTTTCTTGACTACTATTACCATGCTTCTATAAAAATTATTCATTTTGCAGAAGTTTTTTAATCCCCATTCCGTACAAAAACGGCAGTATGGCCGCCAAGCAATTCTTTAAAATCAGGCTGTGTGGCGATGGCATTTTTGGCATCAAGTCTATAGGGATAAGAAGTATGATTTATTATTACTTTGCCCTTTTCAAACAGTACTATTTCGATGCCTCTATGACGTTTTTTTGAGAAATTATGCTGGCTTAAAAATGACTCAACCGGAGTACTTTTGATAATCGTAAGCGGATAGTGATTATCACGTCCGTAAGAACCCGTCATTGGCAGATGATATCTATTGGCATAGGCATAACCATAATTAAATCCAAACGAATAGACGAATCCTTTGCCAATCTTCTGACGCGCAATCGCGGTTTTTTTATCCGATAAATAATAGGCGAGAACCTCTCCAGTATCAAAACTCATAAAACACGGGGAATCCACAACAACTTTTTCATCACATACAAAACTATCACTGCCATGCTGATTTGCACCAATGGGAAAAATTGCCTTAGCGAGACCTGATGCAGCACTGTGCATAATTATCCCGCCACATTGAACAAAAGAGATTAGTTCTTTCTCAAGCTCATAATCTCGTAATACATCATACATTGGATCGGCAGGCAAACACAGCACGTCATAACCGCCAAGACTGCCTCTTTTGACTTGTTTAGCGTGAACTACGTCAGGATTTAAGCCGCAATCAGCAAGCTGGATATGCCAGCCAAGTAAATCATGGCGATTCTTAAAAAAAACTTCTCCTAATGTAACATTTTCTAATACAGATGACGCAAAAGGAAAAAGAATCGCAACATTGCTTTTAGTTCTATGCCCCGCTATTTCTCTTATATCCGAAAACCAATTTAGGCCGCGTTTCAAACTATCTTTATGTTCAGCCGGCCAAAGCCCATAATTACCGCCGTCATCAAGTCCGTTATAACCATACACATTTAAATCACTTGCTCCCTGCGCAAAAGCAGTGGCAATAACTTCCTCTGGCGTGACAAAATTATAAACATCTATTTCCGTATATCTACCCATAAAAAGACTGGCGATAAAACCATTGCCTTTTGATGCAGACCGCATCATTGCCGTTTCACTGCTGACAACATAACAATTCGGAACAACCTGAGAATCCAGCGGTAATGTAGTAAAAGTGGCTGAATCTGCAAGCTCACCAACATCCCACAAATCAAACCCTCGTAATGACATATCCCAGGGCTTAAAGTTTCTTCTGTCCGGATAAAAATATTTCCACTGGGCCAAACCGGGATAAAGATAAAATTCTGAATTCTGTTCGCGAAGACCTTTGCAAAGTTTTTTCAAATAATTGCGCATTACTTCAAGCCGATACAACTGATTGTCGGCATAACGATATATATTTACATCACGGTTTTCATATTCATCAATCGTTGGAATTTCAGGACATATTCCAACACTCTCCGGTTTGTACCAGTAGTCTCTGAAGGTCATATCATCAATAGAACTAAAATTAGTGCCATATCTGCTATTAATAGCCTCGATAGTATATCTACCCTCTAACCAACTGCGATAATGATCCTGACCGTCTTTATCAAAACTTGGCAAACAGAGCGGTTCATGATAAAAATAGAATGGCATTCTTTCATTGCCGGACTCATCCACCGCTTTTTGTGATGCCTGACCTGCTATCTTTCCATAAAGATTTAAACAATGTTTAACATGAGCTTCTATCTGCCTATCTGACCAGTGGCGGTAGCCTATCATAGGTTTGCCATCTGCACCTATTGGAGGATCAATAAATTCCGGCGGATAGTCATAAATTCCAAGATAGTAAAGATTGTCTCCACACAAATAAAGAGGGAGAAAACTTACACTTAATCCAAGCTCTTTACAGCATTGCACTATAAAAAGCTGCATTTCTACATAAGGCGTAAGCTTCTCATCCTTAAAATAACTGCTAAAATTTGACCACAATTTAGAGTCTAAAACTATCCCATTAAAACCTAAAGACTTTAAGTCTTTAAGACCATCTATAACTGCTTGCTTTGATGAAAAATATGGCTCAAAAAAGTTACCAAACCATGCCGTAAACAGTGGCCTGATCTTATCCTTTTGTCCTTTTACTAATAACATATGGTTTACTTTCGACTATAATTTTTGTTTTTTTGCACTGCAATCCCTTCGACTCACTATCACCATAATTCGGAACATTTAAGATATTTGCATATGCTGTAAAGACTCTGATCATATAATTCTGAAACTTTTATATTTTACACATCACACCCTATGTGAATCATTCCGCATATGCAATAAGGCAATCATACTTGTATTATAAACGATGACGTTCCGTCTGACAATAATTGGCTAATAATGACCAATAAATAGCTGCGTTAAGCACACCGCTGGGAGGAAGAATTGCAATATCATAGTTCGGAACATCCACGCAGGCATCCGCCAAAGACCAGCAAGGATCTATAAATATAATATTGGATGTAGCTGGCGATTGAGCAGACTGTACACTCAAATACGCTAAAGTAAAGCCTCTTTCGGTAATCTGTTCCAATAACAGTTTTGGAGCATATTGATAGCCGAGATAAAGAATAAATTGTTCGGGGCCATATATAGGAAACTCCTGATGAACACCAGGTATTTCATGTAAAGACGACTTAAACGGAATGGGCTGTGGAGCACGAACATCCTGAAAGTGCTCAGGGAACATGTGCCCTATTACCCATGCAGTACTGGCATTGGGCTCTGCCGCATGCCACGCAACAACAGTACGGTCTAAAGCATTGCTGTCATTAATGACAATGCGATTCAATGCAGCTTGTATGGCATCCATATATGCTTTGCCTAAAACACCAGGCATAACTGGCGGAATTTTAAAATCTTCGTGGAATGTTTTGCCAATATACTTCTCTGCTCGCAATCGTGCGCCTTCCAAACCGTAACTCTGATAGAAAATGGGCATCTTACCCTCTCTGAGTGAAGCAAACGTAAACTCGCCTGTCCACGTCCAGAGATTTAGAATATTAAGAACGGTATCGATTGGGCAAAGCATTTGCCTACCGTTATAATTAACAGGCAAGCCTGATGAGGTAAAATTCTTCATGAGCACTGTTGCGGCTGGCTGATTGATATCCTGTGGTAGTGAGCCCGAAGCAAAAGCTACCACATATATCCCCTCGTGGTTCCACGTTCGTAATGCTGCTAAGTCCAAAGAATTTAAATCACCTGCAACAGCATAGAGAATGCTATCACCACGACGCAATGAGTTCACATCGAGTGGTCTGATGTCCATAAGACCACCGGCTCGGCCAATAGCTTCGTGGATAAAATCACGTTGCCTACCAGAAACCCAGAGTTTGCCGCCGGCAATAGTCCGCAATGCCACTTGTTGGGCACTCGCGGTAATACGCGGAAGTTGCTGACGACAGCCATCGATGCCCTGATTTAAAAGCTGTATATAGCTTTGTCGATTTGTGTTATATGAACTAGTACCAGCGTTTACCCTCTCAGATTCTGAATTGGCTGATATAGATTGGAGTTCAAAACTCGATACACTGTAACATTTCTGATTCAGCACACAAAAACCCAAAAAAATAAAGCAGAAAGATCCTTTCCACGTTGATATCTTCATATCGAATTCCTTACGTTTGAATATAGAAAAATAGCTGTCACACGCATAATTATCAAAAACTTAGCAATTGTGATATCTCCTTGAAAGGTGTGCCCGCAATTTTTACGAAGTTTAATCTTTTTCAAATATGCTTGGCCCGTTAGCCAAGCTAATGATTCGAAAACACTTTCCCAATCTTACATTCGAAGACCCGCTTTACTTTCATGGTATATACCAGAGACAATAAAAAAATACGAACCAGACATATGAATTTGTTACAACATCAATGCTTATTAAAAACCATGTAGCAAATATTTAGGCGGTACTTGTTCAATATTTAAGGCACCAAAAATCGCATTTATTTAGTGCCGTTGGTGCAATTCTATGTACGCATACACCTTTTGAAAACCACCGGGCCACAACAAAATTTAGACATGCCTCTCAATGGCAAAGCGATCGCTAAACTGCACTTATGACGACTCGCTACTTTTTATACCACAAAGAATTCCCCTTTAGTAGTGACACCTTAAGTATTTCTGAATGACCATCCACAAACCCCATACATATGCCTCTCAAGGGATGCCGCCCTTTTTTCGCATCTTTGGTTGCAAAGACATCAGGCCACTTTAGGGTCACCCGAGTGACGGTATCGCTACCCGGAAGATATTCCTCTGTATTTTGGGTTGGACTATATGACATCCACTCTTGAGCGTAAAAAGTCCCCGAATCACATACCAGCATTACATTGCCAGGTTGTCGAACATTCATTTGTTTCACAGGTAACATACCACCGTTGGTGATATCTTCATTACCATTACCAGTAAGATTTATATTCAAACCATAGTTGCCGTGGACAGGGCTGGCGGCATATTGAGTCGACCGACCATTGGGGCATCTGGCCAATGCAAACTGTTCACCCAGATTCTTGCTCATTATTTGCGGCCAAAACCAATAATTTCCATACCAATAACCGCCTGGCGGCGTAACGTCAGGCTTCTCCACCCACAGAGGTGTAAAATAATCTTTGTTATCCATGCCGTAGGTCTTCGCAGCCAATAGTATTTGTCCAGTGTTTGCTTTACACATCACTACCTTGGCACTTTCTCTCGCCCTGGTCAACGCGGGCATCAGAACCGCTAGTAAAAGGGCAATAATCGAAATCACAACAAGTAGTTCTACAAGAGTAAAAGCACGGTATCTTTTACTTTTCCCGAGATGTCCCATTGTTATATCCTTCCAAAATTATCTAAACAGTCTTATCTCAAATAAACCAACTACTCTCATTTTTAGGACTGACCTCACATTTCACACTGCAAGGTCGGTCCCTGCATTCAACATCATGCTATTGGCACATCGTCGAAACATTCCACGTACATTGCAGCCAGTCCTGTGCCATAAGGTATACATCTACAAAATTAACCTTACAATCCCCACTGACATCGCCATTAAGCACTGATGTACATTGTGCTCCTTGTTTAACAATTGTCAGCTCAAGACGCGGAGCAAAATAGTCAGTCGCATTTGGGATACCATTGTAATAAGAGTCAGGTACATAGTTTTTAGAGTACCATTTGGGACACAAAGAACTGGTTAAATTATCAATCACTATACTCAGCGTACCGCCACTACCAGCATTCTCTACACCCTGAACCACATCTGTGGATATTCTTCTGGCATTGTAATTCTGGCACGTTCTTAAAGTTCCTATCTGTACTCCTTTGGACGGCATATTCCTGTACGCGCAAGTAGTCTCGCTCCATGAAGAACTGTTGAGTTCCCGTATCGGAAATTCAACCATATTATTAACATCACCGGCAGCGCCTGAATTCATTACGCCAAACTGGTACAAGCTCAGTTTTGCCGCAGTCACAACCTCATCAGCCGCAATTGTCGGCAGGGTAAATTTAAGCAACGATTGATAATATTGACCCCAGTAACCGGCAGTTAAATATGTACTGTTGTATACAGCACCATAGTTCCAATTGTACACATAGCAATCGTCAGTCGGAGCAACCGAAACCATCCTTTGAGCAGGGCCTATCAAAAGCGCCAGATGAGGCTTCCAACCCTGTTCTTTCGAATACCATTGCCGGGTCGCTAAGTTCTTTTGGAGGGTAGCACTTCCTATCATAACATTGAGCGTACCGCCGCTTCCGGCATCTACAACCGCTTTATGGACGTCTGTACGAAGATATTCGCCGTTATATCCTGGGCCTGACTCGACA includes the following:
- a CDS encoding glycoside hydrolase family 95 protein, translating into MSKKNKTIDTINVSLESSADEHKPVLSLCSPAANWSNGIPLGNGRLGTMMWGGPFETYITLNADRLWRNNIQYELEDKSEIFKEIRRLCREKRWAGAEALSQELTPKNSSGSSFLGVNSYQPAAQIRVSVRHNCGAQGYKSQLDLNEAVCRVAYNANNNAFEWLSFVSAVNDVSVTKITSNGSSELPVVRIDLVRPISDRSLETAKTQAASAVNVKKNDQTEEKCDYLWEVKTDITKDGILVLSGRSDEGVSFAAAVAVMIDSGEQRLMPIPATVLHSVGHRAEIKNAKSIIFLANVYVDTECSNPVDECLSRLRHIKKITFKELYDSHVEDYKSFSTRCSVNLGGQTFSEKTNTELLQDCREKSEASPALLERMFEMGRYLMISGSRPGTLPLNLQGIWNNDLSPAWSCDFHYNINIQMAYWPVEVANLSECHLPLAELLNQQIPAFKNNAKQIFGMNGLMLPNCSDLTGRFNMGFWNLSPCTAAWMSQHLWWHWEYTQDKNFLQYKAIPFMTEAIKFYLDYIQIDDGGNIIITPGYSPENKADDRNAFFGQNAEIDLAFIKELFGNYINAGSNVDVDWKIVLSCKKLLEKWPEPGIDKDGKLSEMEDAVYDHFQRHLSHLVGLYPASIVSAESDPKLLNAYRKAMEHRKYWGFDDWMDFTWVWMGLLHARLGEAEEAAKCLDVMAQAFFMDNLLSSCFDFRRLGWGTVWADTSGDTPWLFQVEGNMGVTALIAEMLLQSHNGVVRILPALPGRWPNGQFRRLKARGGFEVSAIWAEGRVRLIEIKSICGSSVDIRIPAKCAGTATVMSKDKVIWVGEIKHPNHRCAFDTVQGDEYKISIDYQE
- a CDS encoding DUF6067 family protein; the encoded protein is MVRTFIFIVVMCIISAGELKAGEVTEKILTDGVTERVYTDGKHTIVVNGTELNDLTPKPEPFPNSVNDIDNKRGYILYHRSASDQVFRFSSPIAEERTCKLSTDVSLGEKRHMQFAIYALRDLGNVDVSVGVLTRDGGETLPKETVLVRPVRLGLWRNYWNPWYQEAPKLIDASGTLVEAIKGQSRQIWLAVDTPRSVKSGEYKGSLFIRPEKGEPAELKISINVLDFELKEGMWWGVYYYSGFNENTPRDFADMKAHGVNSMLICPPGHVEPVLERDGNTVKISFPQTDLAMAELKKQGFNRPVAYYPRFLSSRILQMFNRVDGQKFKAYDYYGQAAVDFKAKDFPDDLKPVLQDVFRQMVKHAKEANWPEILWYFDDEPGAVDLPGHMIPLEWSLLEYRLFKEVFPHEQTLCTIYKLGVYKALSCIDVCVGDLWRFDNEFMNYVKTNGSQAWGIRFLCQYNTYNFPRHFAGIGIEKMGLTGFTEWTYYGAPLYKPYDQLLNKEGCQYAFVDEQGRLLTTISWEAVQEGIYDARYIVTLRSLIEKARLSQDADHKAIADKGEKTLQQVMAKIPAIPSVLNESEMDNMRKILADSIQQFVKAGIY
- a CDS encoding type II secretion system GspH family protein gives rise to the protein MGHLGKSKRYRAFTLVELLVVISIIALLLAVLMPALTRARESAKVVMCKANTGQILLAAKTYGMDNKDYFTPLWVEKPDVTPPGGYWYGNYWFWPQIMSKNLGEQFALARCPNGRSTQYAASPVHGNYGLNINLTGNGNEDITNGGMLPVKQMNVRQPGNVMLVCDSGTFYAQEWMSYSPTQNTEEYLPGSDTVTRVTLKWPDVFATKDAKKGRHPLRGICMGFVDGHSEILKVSLLKGNSLWYKK
- a CDS encoding HAD hydrolase-like protein, with the protein product MVLTEHAKKAKIELSILGPNAKESEFISLEKCSDDNFRVGRNGVRCILATRDRKVEFIFLECGVLAYVKSSLGYPAYYAVQPVRIQKPVDAVLMDLDGTTVRSEDFWIWIIERSVASVIGNAKFGLEESDIPYVSGHSVSEHLEYCIRKYCPDKTLELIRDYYFEHSRRELNEIVHGRGRIDAFSPTAGLKDFLLGIKGKGIKIGLVTSGLYEKAWPAIISVFRRLNIDDPQTFYDAIITAGFPLRKGDVGTLGELSPKPHPWLYSECSRVGMGIAVEKRFHVVGIEDSGAGICSLKLAGFAPIGIAGGNIVESGTKGLCEHYCENFEQINNIIQ
- a CDS encoding uroporphyrinogen decarboxylase family protein — its product is MNNRQRTLAILRHQKYDGLPIVHFGYWQETLHKWACEGHITQEQALNWADATPYDKEISKKLGFDFNWLTCFLPANKLRPVFEEKVIEEYSDGSKKVLNEDGVIILVKPGKISIPQEFDHLLKDRASWEDHYLPKLQFSISRVNEGFVTAGQAVFKFVPEGLKFLKEEKNRENPVGLFCGSLLGQIRNWLGLEGLSYLYADDEKLFDEIINTVGELSYKIVDSVLITGAKFDFAHFWEDICFKNGPLISPQIFEQKVGPHYKRITDLLGEHGIDIVSLDCDGCIDALIPAWLANGVNTMFPIEVGTWNASIKPWRQKYGKKIRGVGGMNKTVFSQDFSAIDAEVERLRPLVELGGYIPCPDHRIAPDAKWDNVCYYCDKMRQVFSN